A window of the Planctomycetaceae bacterium genome harbors these coding sequences:
- a CDS encoding tetratricopeptide repeat protein, with translation MKKLSNVLLLAAGFSLASGCSSTGTRGSWVSRMNPFHSKSETQLVNGEEHTVSSEFKASKKLLKKDPEGTNLAFAAYMADNGNLPEARQRYQDILANNPDCMEAELGLIRIELETGRVTQAEEMLNRLNEQHPNNLEVQRQLGQMYAQRQDWSSAIRVLQAAVEAHPKEQMAAYDLGIACVHAGELDLAMSSLTFAVGESAAMYNIGYILGEAGKIPEAVAWYQRALGSHPDDRTKLAATTALAELGVPASKIAPGHSGDSMIARQQATQPAGGSSASLLQQSVETPSIASARVVQHPIQTTSWSNSTAPPAGPSSVPVSSASSSRVLPQTGQSAAYAPVTGTPSWNGPTGAGVPGYGTGTTANQSPPVWRSR, from the coding sequence ATGAAAAAATTATCGAATGTTTTGCTGCTGGCCGCTGGCTTCTCACTTGCTTCAGGTTGCAGCAGCACTGGAACCCGGGGATCCTGGGTCAGCCGGATGAATCCGTTTCATTCCAAAAGCGAAACACAGCTTGTTAACGGCGAAGAGCACACGGTAAGCAGCGAGTTCAAAGCATCGAAAAAGCTGCTCAAGAAAGATCCGGAAGGTACAAACCTGGCGTTCGCCGCTTACATGGCAGACAATGGCAACCTTCCTGAGGCCAGACAACGTTACCAGGATATACTCGCAAACAATCCTGACTGTATGGAAGCCGAACTGGGCCTCATCCGGATTGAACTGGAAACAGGGCGAGTTACTCAGGCAGAGGAAATGCTGAACCGACTGAACGAGCAGCATCCGAACAATCTGGAAGTTCAGCGTCAATTGGGACAGATGTACGCACAGCGGCAGGACTGGAGTTCAGCGATCCGCGTACTTCAGGCGGCTGTTGAGGCCCATCCGAAAGAACAAATGGCGGCTTACGATCTGGGTATCGCCTGCGTGCATGCAGGAGAGCTGGATCTGGCGATGAGTTCACTGACTTTTGCCGTCGGCGAATCCGCGGCCATGTACAACATTGGATACATTCTTGGCGAAGCCGGAAAGATTCCCGAAGCCGTTGCCTGGTACCAGCGTGCACTCGGCAGTCATCCGGACGACCGCACAAAGCTGGCAGCAACCACCGCGCTGGCAGAACTTGGGGTTCCGGCGAGTAAGATCGCTCCGGGCCACTCCGGTGATTCGATGATTGCCAGGCAACAGGCAACTCAACCGGCTGGCGGTTCCTCCGCAAGCCTGCTGCAGCAGAGTGTGGAAACGCCATCGATTGCTTCTGCTCGGGTCGTTCAGCATCCGATCCAGACGACGTCTTGGAGCAATTCGACGGCACCGCCCGCAGGGCCGTCGTCGGTGCCGGTCTCCTCGGCAAGTTCAAGTCGGGTTCTCCCGCAGACAGGGCAATCGGCTGCATACGCTCCTGTAACGGGTACGCCCAGTTGGAACGGTCCGACTGGTGCTGGCGTCCCCGGCTATGGGACCGGCACGACTGCCAATCAGTCTCCTCCCGTCTGGCGGTCTCGATAG